A genomic stretch from Empedobacter stercoris includes:
- a CDS encoding fatty acid desaturase — MSHQEHTSKIRREIAASYRELKEDYPILKKQNTIGLLIFTFAVVVSLFMGYLWYINVIPAWVLILVNAFLFGVLHELEHDLIHFMYFKNNKFVHNFMLAWIWILRPLTLNPWFRRTLHFHHHRFSGTLHDVEERGVTNGEKWSLKRLLFTPDLVLGNLFRVKVLFSDIKSEVDKGNLKFETANKLKLYGIFGLIPLTILSHVILYFFSIDLVLDFLATKFNTNFVFPEVIKSTLNWLNPFIYIVLLPNLLRQFCLHFITSNLHYFGDVEKGNVIEQTQILNVWWTYPFQVFCFFFGWTHAIHHFVVNETFYVRHITRKRAHKIMKENGVRFNDLGTFKRANRFHY; from the coding sequence ATGAGTCATCAAGAACATACCAGTAAGATTAGACGAGAAATTGCTGCATCTTATCGAGAACTAAAAGAGGATTATCCAATACTTAAAAAACAGAATACCATCGGATTACTAATATTTACATTCGCTGTAGTTGTTAGTCTTTTTATGGGATATTTATGGTATATTAATGTTATTCCAGCATGGGTTTTAATTCTTGTGAATGCATTCTTATTTGGTGTTTTACACGAATTAGAGCATGATTTGATTCATTTTATGTATTTCAAAAACAATAAATTTGTACATAATTTTATGTTAGCATGGATTTGGATTTTGAGACCTTTAACACTTAATCCATGGTTTCGTAGAACCTTACATTTTCATCACCATAGATTTTCAGGAACATTACACGATGTGGAAGAAAGAGGGGTGACGAATGGTGAAAAATGGTCTTTAAAACGTTTATTGTTTACACCTGATTTAGTTTTAGGAAATCTTTTTCGTGTTAAAGTTTTATTTTCTGATATAAAATCTGAAGTTGATAAAGGAAACCTAAAATTTGAAACGGCTAATAAATTAAAATTATATGGAATTTTTGGATTAATTCCGCTGACTATACTATCTCATGTTATTTTATATTTCTTTTCGATTGATTTAGTTTTAGATTTTCTTGCTACTAAGTTTAATACAAATTTTGTATTTCCTGAAGTGATAAAATCAACGTTGAATTGGTTAAATCCATTTATTTATATTGTTTTATTACCTAATTTATTACGCCAATTTTGTTTGCATTTTATAACTTCAAACCTTCATTATTTTGGTGATGTAGAAAAAGGGAATGTAATTGAACAAACACAAATTTTAAATGTTTGGTGGACATATCCTTTCCAAGTGTTTTGTTTTTTCTTTGGCTGGACACATGCTATTCATCATTTTGTTGTGAATGAAACTTTTTATGTTCGACATATTACTCGAAAAAGAGCACATAAAATAATGAAAGAAAATGGTGTTCGTTTCAATGATTTAGGAACGTTTAAAAGAGCGAATCGTTTTCATTATTAA
- the hemL gene encoding glutamate-1-semialdehyde 2,1-aminomutase produces MLYQRSSALFKDAQEYIPGGVNSPVRAFKSVGGTPIFIKKAEGAYIYDEDGRAYVDYINSWGPMIIGHTDPRVLNATVEQMKNGFSFGTPTELETEIAKLITSVVPNIDMIRMVNSGTEACMSAIRLARGYTNRDKIVKFEGCYHGHSDSFLIKAGSGAATFGNPNSPGVTQGTAKDTLLAEYNNLEDVKALFEQNKGEIAAIIVEPIAGNMGCIVPEKGFLEGLRQICDENGALLIFDEVMTGFRQAMGGSQERLNINADIVTFGKVIGGGFPVGAFAARREIMNHLAPLGSVYQAGTLSGNPIAMRAGITTLNIINNDRALFNRIDNATETLDVEISKIFAEKGIPNHINRLGSMMSVFFTEQTEIKNFTDVTKCNHERFNKFFHHLLTNEVYIAPSGYETWFISDAIKDAEINKTLDAVRSFEG; encoded by the coding sequence ATGTTGTATCAAAGAAGTAGCGCATTATTTAAAGATGCGCAAGAATATATTCCGGGAGGTGTAAATTCTCCTGTTCGTGCATTTAAATCTGTTGGAGGAACGCCAATTTTCATCAAAAAAGCTGAAGGAGCTTATATTTATGATGAAGACGGACGTGCTTACGTAGATTATATCAACTCTTGGGGACCGATGATTATTGGACATACAGATCCACGAGTTTTGAATGCGACAGTTGAGCAAATGAAAAATGGTTTTTCTTTTGGTACACCAACTGAATTGGAAACTGAAATTGCAAAATTAATCACTTCTGTTGTGCCAAACATCGACATGATTCGTATGGTGAATTCTGGTACAGAAGCTTGTATGTCTGCAATTCGTTTAGCAAGAGGTTATACAAATCGTGATAAAATTGTAAAATTTGAAGGTTGTTACCATGGACATTCAGATTCATTTTTGATTAAAGCTGGTTCTGGTGCTGCAACTTTCGGAAATCCAAATTCTCCGGGTGTAACGCAAGGAACTGCAAAAGACACATTGTTGGCAGAATACAATAATTTGGAAGATGTAAAAGCTTTATTCGAACAAAATAAAGGCGAAATTGCGGCTATTATTGTAGAACCAATTGCAGGAAACATGGGATGTATTGTTCCAGAAAAAGGTTTCTTAGAAGGATTGAGACAAATTTGTGATGAGAATGGCGCATTATTAATTTTTGATGAAGTAATGACAGGTTTCCGTCAAGCGATGGGAGGTTCTCAAGAACGTTTAAACATCAATGCAGATATTGTAACATTTGGTAAAGTAATTGGCGGTGGTTTCCCTGTTGGTGCTTTTGCTGCTCGTCGCGAAATCATGAATCATCTTGCTCCTCTTGGCTCTGTTTATCAAGCGGGAACATTATCAGGAAATCCAATTGCGATGCGTGCGGGTATCACAACATTGAATATTATCAATAATGATAGAGCATTATTCAATAGAATTGATAACGCTACAGAAACTTTAGATGTTGAAATTTCTAAAATCTTTGCAGAAAAAGGAATTCCAAATCATATCAATCGTTTAGGGTCGATGATGTCTGTTTTCTTTACAGAGCAAACGGAAATTAAAAACTTTACAGATGTGACCAAATGTAACCACGAAAGATTCAACAAATTTTTCCATCATTTATTAACGAACGAAGTTTACATTGCTCCTTCTGGATACGAAACTTGGTTTATTTCTGATGCAATTAAAGATGCTGAAATTAATAAAACATTAGACGCTGTAAGAAGCTTCGAAGGATAA
- a CDS encoding AAA domain-containing protein produces the protein MNREEIGNQLLNEILNIQLANKPINSKYLDLKRLVENLAFELTKNEALQFSNFFSKLSFICNQFQVSTKIHSFRKTAQRILSEKYEPTEHEYFTHYKYVAEFISAIYEVMIPSEIIYYFPEKEFYTNKILTRNRIKKLRVQIIEIKRDCLICDHEDNETEENITVQIDEDGVNEHFTSVENFWVGAQLNLVNSTIDEEGIYHPRFIILEPDYLVDISAIAECFQDYGTSEFHYIQKKYEEAPNSKHIRLGNFANAVVDHFSTENMEKTDFNEIFKNDFKNYPLEYTACSDLTNPDHLKEYYEEAKGHFNRIQKVLAEDFPTYDISLDRALIEPSFLCEQYGIQGRLDLLDINPEGKNKIIELKSGGAPFPDDGKSVKPNHATQLFLYYQIIGVLYDLEFKDVTKNTEGYIFYSKVYQGNLRFDVPTLARVQRIFDLRNRIIINENRLANHTLTEIESIVYSIKPANFIKRKIHPRFKEILEEQLDKFLYSIKNSSSLEKAYFYSFTNFIAKEQYMAKLGLGQSTSNNGLASLWLNSFEEKNNNFEIIYDLEIVENYISDPKREIKLKRTNPANDFISIREGDICILYPRNESKDSVLTNQVFKCTIKSISREFIVLRFRYQQPNTHFFDSFDSSGKWALERDFMDSSFVSMYRNLYGLIHSSKVKKDLILTQSVPRNNMDYDYFNANLSDEQNRILKKALSAKDYFLLNGPPGTGKTSIIIKELVKEIYDNQNCNILLLAYTNRAVDELCESINSAISDQIEQKFIRIGNELSTSPEFHPNLLNKIIEQKDTELEQKGEKFSRKTIQDIVQKQRIFVSTVASISSKTELLKLKKFDTIIIDEASQILEPQIVGILPKTERFIMIGDHKQLPAIVLQNPELAMTNNELLENIGLINRKNSIFERLYEFCERNNYENAFDQLTFQGRMHAEIADFPNNYFYEGKLNVAFDIPNLNDEIKQSLNRQRADLQFEHHDESNNLHQFIINNRFAFINVDENPYLPSTNVQEADLIVKFVQEIIHLYEINQKEFDPKKTIGIIAPFRNQIALIKQKLELANIPDYEQITVDTVERYQGSQRDIILYSFAVTYHSQLNALVNMNDQGNVDRKLNVALTRAKEQLFLIGNQTILKENQLIKTLIDYLENKSTHKLTI, from the coding sequence ATGAATCGAGAAGAAATAGGAAATCAACTTTTAAATGAAATTTTAAATATTCAGCTTGCCAATAAACCAATCAATTCTAAATATTTAGATTTAAAGCGTTTGGTTGAAAATCTTGCCTTTGAATTAACTAAAAATGAAGCTTTACAATTTTCTAACTTTTTCTCGAAACTTTCGTTTATCTGTAATCAATTCCAAGTCTCTACTAAAATTCATTCGTTCCGAAAAACAGCTCAACGAATTTTGAGCGAGAAATACGAACCGACTGAACACGAGTATTTTACACATTATAAATATGTTGCAGAATTCATTTCTGCAATATATGAAGTAATGATTCCTTCGGAAATTATCTATTATTTTCCTGAAAAAGAATTTTATACCAATAAGATTCTGACACGAAATAGAATTAAAAAACTACGTGTTCAAATCATAGAAATAAAACGCGATTGTTTGATTTGTGATCATGAAGATAATGAAACTGAAGAAAATATTACGGTTCAAATTGATGAAGATGGCGTAAATGAACACTTTACTTCTGTTGAAAATTTTTGGGTTGGTGCACAATTAAATTTAGTGAATTCGACAATTGATGAAGAAGGAATTTATCACCCACGCTTTATCATTCTCGAACCAGATTATTTGGTTGATATTTCCGCAATTGCCGAGTGTTTTCAAGATTACGGAACATCAGAGTTCCATTATATTCAGAAGAAATACGAAGAAGCACCTAATAGCAAACATATACGATTAGGAAATTTTGCCAATGCAGTAGTCGATCATTTTTCGACTGAGAATATGGAAAAAACTGATTTCAATGAGATTTTTAAAAATGATTTTAAGAATTATCCGTTGGAATATACCGCTTGTAGTGATTTAACAAATCCTGATCATCTCAAAGAATATTACGAGGAAGCGAAAGGTCATTTTAATCGTATTCAAAAAGTATTGGCAGAAGATTTTCCTACTTATGATATTTCATTAGATCGCGCCTTAATAGAACCTTCTTTTTTGTGCGAACAATATGGTATTCAAGGGCGTTTGGATTTGTTGGATATTAATCCTGAAGGAAAAAATAAGATTATAGAACTAAAATCTGGTGGTGCGCCTTTTCCGGATGATGGAAAAAGTGTCAAACCAAATCATGCAACGCAGTTGTTTTTGTATTATCAGATCATTGGTGTTTTGTATGATTTAGAGTTTAAAGATGTCACGAAAAATACTGAAGGTTATATATTCTATTCAAAAGTTTATCAAGGAAATTTACGCTTTGATGTGCCGACTTTAGCACGGGTTCAACGAATTTTTGATTTACGAAATAGAATCATCATCAACGAAAACCGATTAGCAAATCATACGTTAACAGAAATAGAATCAATTGTCTATTCAATTAAACCTGCTAATTTCATCAAACGAAAAATTCATCCTCGTTTCAAAGAAATTTTAGAAGAACAATTGGATAAATTTCTCTATTCCATAAAAAATAGTTCGTCGTTAGAAAAAGCGTATTTTTATTCGTTTACCAACTTTATTGCAAAAGAGCAATACATGGCAAAACTTGGCTTAGGACAATCAACTTCTAACAACGGTTTGGCGAGTTTGTGGTTAAATTCTTTCGAAGAAAAAAACAATAATTTTGAAATTATTTATGATTTAGAAATCGTTGAGAATTATATTTCTGATCCAAAACGAGAAATTAAATTAAAACGAACAAATCCAGCAAACGATTTTATTTCGATTCGCGAAGGTGATATCTGTATTCTTTATCCAAGAAATGAATCGAAAGATTCTGTTTTAACAAATCAGGTTTTTAAATGTACAATCAAAAGTATTTCGCGCGAATTTATTGTGTTACGTTTCCGCTATCAGCAACCCAATACACACTTTTTTGATTCGTTTGATTCTTCAGGAAAATGGGCTTTAGAGAGAGATTTTATGGACTCTTCTTTTGTTTCGATGTATCGAAATTTATATGGATTAATTCATTCTTCTAAAGTTAAAAAAGATTTAATTTTAACACAATCTGTTCCAAGAAATAATATGGATTATGATTATTTTAATGCAAATCTTTCGGATGAACAAAATCGAATTCTGAAAAAAGCACTTTCTGCAAAAGATTATTTCTTGTTGAACGGACCTCCAGGAACAGGAAAAACATCGATTATCATCAAAGAATTGGTAAAAGAAATCTATGACAACCAAAATTGTAATATTTTGCTTTTGGCATACACCAATCGTGCAGTTGATGAATTATGCGAATCGATCAATTCGGCTATTTCTGATCAAATTGAACAAAAGTTTATTCGAATAGGGAATGAACTATCTACTTCGCCAGAATTTCATCCAAATTTATTGAATAAAATTATCGAGCAAAAAGATACTGAATTAGAACAAAAAGGAGAAAAATTTTCGAGAAAAACAATTCAAGATATCGTTCAAAAACAACGTATTTTCGTTTCGACTGTTGCTTCAATTTCAAGTAAAACCGAACTACTGAAGTTAAAGAAATTTGACACGATTATCATTGATGAAGCTTCACAGATTTTAGAACCTCAAATTGTTGGAATTCTCCCAAAAACAGAGCGTTTTATTATGATTGGCGATCACAAACAATTACCAGCAATCGTTTTACAAAATCCTGAATTAGCAATGACGAATAACGAGTTGTTGGAAAATATTGGCTTAATCAATCGTAAAAACTCCATTTTTGAACGATTATATGAGTTTTGTGAACGAAACAATTACGAAAATGCGTTTGATCAACTAACCTTTCAAGGTCGAATGCACGCAGAAATTGCTGATTTTCCGAACAATTATTTTTATGAAGGAAAACTAAATGTTGCTTTTGATATTCCAAATTTGAATGATGAGATTAAGCAAAGTTTAAATCGTCAACGTGCAGATTTACAATTCGAACACCATGATGAATCAAATAACTTACATCAATTTATAATCAATAACCGTTTTGCGTTTATCAATGTTGACGAAAATCCATATTTACCATCAACAAATGTGCAAGAAGCTGATTTGATTGTCAAATTTGTGCAAGAAATTATTCATTTATACGAAATCAATCAAAAAGAATTTGATCCAAAGAAAACAATCGGAATTATTGCGCCTTTCCGTAATCAAATTGCGCTAATAAAACAAAAATTAGAATTGGCAAATATTCCAGATTACGAGCAAATTACGGTGGATACTGTTGAACGTTATCAAGGAAGTCAGCGCGATATTATTTTGTATAGTTTTGCTGTAACGTATCATTCGCAATTGAATGCATTGGTGAATATGAATGATCAAGGAAATGTAGATCGAAAACTAAATGTTGCCTTAACTCGTGCAAAAGAGCAATTATTTTTGATTGGAAATCAAACCATTTTGAAAGAAAATCAACTCATTAAAACGTTAATTGATTATTTAGAAAATAAATCTACTCATAAACTGACAATCTAA
- the ligA gene encoding NAD-dependent DNA ligase LigA: MEIQDKILALREELTQHNYNYYVLDKPTISDFEFDLKLKELKRLEDENPLFFDINSPTQRVGGMVTKNFPTIAHEFRMYSLDNSYSVEDLQDWEKRIEKTLDEAVEFVCELKYDGASISILYENGELTQAVTRGDGTQGDEITNNIRTIQSVPLKLKGNYPERFFMRGEITIPLNKFAAINEERAQNGLELYANPRNTASGSLKLQDNTEVAKRGLQCFPYYFIGNNLPYSTQWEMLQAADELGFKIPHTSKLCTSLEEVLAFVDYWDIERKNLPYETDGIVIKVNSFSQQDELGYTAKSPRWAMAYKFKAEAAETELLSIDYQVGRTGAITPVANLSPVSLAGTIVKRASVHNEDIIKKLDIRIGDIVYVEKGGEIIPKIVGVNTDVRQPGTEEIEFIKECPSCGTELIRNEGEAQHYCPNENGCEPQIIGKLEHFVSRKAMDIESIGSETAVLLHHANLLNNIADFYTLQKEAILPLDRMAEKSAQNIITSVEKSKEQPFEKVLYAIGIRHVGETVAKKLVKHFQNIDRLMLATMEELVAVPDVGEKIALSIIEYFKEEQHQNLIQRLRDYGLNFEIGEEAKPLSDSLEGKTFLFTGSLTKFTRNEAQKMVEDHGGKNISAVSKNLNFLVAGDKAGSKLKKAEEIGTVVVLTEDEFLTMING, translated from the coding sequence ATGGAAATTCAAGATAAAATTTTAGCTTTAAGAGAAGAGCTTACTCAGCATAATTATAATTATTACGTTTTAGATAAACCGACGATTTCTGATTTCGAATTTGATTTGAAATTAAAAGAATTAAAACGTTTAGAAGACGAGAATCCTTTGTTTTTTGATATTAATTCCCCTACTCAACGAGTTGGAGGCATGGTGACAAAAAACTTTCCAACCATTGCACACGAATTTAGAATGTATTCGTTGGATAACTCGTACTCAGTAGAAGATTTACAAGACTGGGAAAAAAGAATTGAAAAGACGCTTGACGAAGCTGTAGAATTCGTTTGTGAATTGAAATACGATGGTGCTTCAATTTCTATTTTATACGAAAATGGTGAGTTAACTCAGGCTGTAACACGTGGAGATGGAACACAAGGTGATGAAATCACGAATAATATTCGTACCATACAATCTGTTCCTTTAAAATTGAAAGGTAATTATCCCGAACGTTTTTTTATGCGTGGAGAGATTACTATACCGCTAAATAAATTTGCAGCTATTAACGAAGAACGCGCTCAAAATGGATTAGAATTGTATGCAAATCCTCGTAATACCGCCTCAGGTTCATTGAAATTACAAGATAATACCGAAGTTGCTAAACGTGGTTTGCAATGCTTTCCGTATTATTTTATTGGAAATAATTTGCCGTATTCTACGCAATGGGAAATGCTACAAGCCGCGGATGAGTTAGGATTTAAAATTCCGCATACATCTAAATTATGTACTTCCTTGGAAGAAGTTTTAGCTTTTGTTGACTATTGGGATATCGAACGTAAAAATTTGCCCTATGAAACGGATGGAATTGTAATTAAAGTCAATTCTTTTTCACAACAAGATGAATTAGGTTATACTGCAAAATCACCACGCTGGGCGATGGCCTATAAATTTAAAGCAGAAGCTGCTGAGACTGAATTATTAAGTATTGATTATCAAGTTGGACGCACAGGAGCAATTACGCCAGTAGCTAATCTTTCACCTGTTTCGTTGGCTGGTACAATTGTAAAACGTGCATCTGTTCATAATGAAGACATCATCAAAAAATTGGATATCCGCATTGGTGATATAGTTTATGTTGAAAAAGGTGGAGAAATTATTCCAAAAATAGTAGGTGTCAATACAGACGTACGTCAACCTGGAACGGAAGAAATAGAGTTTATTAAAGAATGTCCTTCTTGTGGAACAGAACTAATTCGAAACGAAGGCGAAGCACAACATTATTGTCCAAACGAAAATGGTTGTGAACCACAGATTATTGGAAAATTAGAGCATTTTGTTTCGAGAAAAGCAATGGATATTGAAAGCATTGGTTCGGAAACTGCAGTTTTATTACACCACGCAAATTTACTCAACAACATTGCTGATTTTTATACCTTACAAAAAGAGGCTATTTTACCTTTGGATAGAATGGCCGAAAAATCGGCTCAGAATATTATTACATCTGTTGAAAAATCGAAAGAACAACCTTTTGAAAAAGTATTATATGCCATCGGAATTCGTCATGTTGGTGAAACAGTTGCGAAGAAATTAGTCAAACACTTTCAGAATATTGACCGATTAATGCTTGCTACTATGGAAGAATTGGTTGCTGTACCAGATGTTGGAGAAAAAATTGCGCTATCAATTATAGAATATTTTAAGGAAGAACAACATCAAAATTTAATTCAGCGCTTACGTGATTATGGATTAAATTTTGAAATTGGTGAAGAAGCAAAACCATTATCCGATTCATTAGAAGGAAAAACATTTTTATTTACGGGAAGTTTAACGAAATTTACTCGAAACGAAGCGCAGAAAATGGTAGAAGACCATGGAGGAAAAAATATTTCAGCTGTTTCTAAAAATTTAAATTTCTTAGTTGCCGGAGATAAAGCGGGAAGTAAATTAAAAAAAGCTGAGGAAATCGGAACAGTTGTAGTCTTAACAGAAGATGAATTTTTAACCATGATAAACGGCTAA